In the Flavobacterium sp. J372 genome, one interval contains:
- a CDS encoding rhodanese-like domain-containing protein, translated as MKKILFLLLVTVSTITNAQQKQKVELVAPAAFEKKMAAQKGQVIDVRTPKEYQSGYIAGAVNMHVYDKDFEQRVDKLDKNKPVYVYCKAGGRSAEATEILKNKGFKTIVELDGGMDAWKEAGKPVKQ; from the coding sequence ACTGCTTGTTACTGTTTCAACAATAACAAATGCCCAACAAAAGCAGAAAGTGGAGCTTGTTGCCCCTGCCGCCTTTGAAAAGAAAATGGCTGCCCAAAAAGGCCAGGTTATAGACGTGCGCACGCCTAAAGAATATCAGTCTGGGTATATTGCCGGGGCAGTGAATATGCACGTCTATGATAAAGACTTTGAACAGCGTGTAGATAAACTCGACAAGAATAAGCCTGTTTATGTTTACTGTAAGGCAGGGGGGCGTAGCGCTGAAGCTACCGAAATCCTGAAAAATAAAGGCTTTAAAACAATTGTGGAACTGGATGGCGGAATGGATGCCTGGAAGGAAGCCGGTAAACCGGTAAAGCAATAA